The Thermoclostridium stercorarium subsp. stercorarium DSM 8532 genome contains a region encoding:
- a CDS encoding carbohydrate ABC transporter permease, with protein sequence MKRKKSYFHVWDNIWGYAFVLIPLIGLVVFVLIPLCMTVYASFTSWPLGQSITSAKWVGLDNYITMFNTPLFWKSLGNTFFYMIGIPIGLVLSLIYAALMNRGTRYEKVFRVIYYTPVITSTVAVSFIFQRMFMSDGGVINTYLSAIGIKNPPNWMSHPAYTKWVIIIMAVWKGLGNSIIMYIAGMQGISKTYYEAAKIDGAGWFYTFRKITVPLLMPVTFYLVVTGIIGGAQMYVEPRLVFAGNGPANSTFTTVIHLYDNTFRYSKAGYGSAVATVLGVIVFVITAFQFYMNGRRERNE encoded by the coding sequence TTGAAGCGGAAAAAATCATACTTTCATGTATGGGATAATATCTGGGGATATGCTTTTGTGCTTATCCCCCTTATTGGTTTGGTGGTTTTTGTACTAATACCTTTATGTATGACCGTGTATGCCAGCTTTACGTCCTGGCCTCTCGGGCAGAGCATTACGTCTGCAAAATGGGTGGGCCTTGATAATTACATAACAATGTTCAATACGCCTTTATTCTGGAAAAGCCTTGGAAATACATTTTTTTATATGATCGGCATCCCTATTGGACTGGTTCTTTCACTTATATATGCGGCTTTGATGAATCGCGGAACCAGGTATGAAAAAGTTTTCAGGGTCATATATTACACGCCGGTAATAACCAGCACCGTTGCCGTGAGTTTTATTTTTCAGCGTATGTTTATGTCCGACGGAGGGGTGATTAATACTTACCTTTCGGCAATCGGAATAAAAAACCCTCCAAACTGGATGAGTCATCCCGCATATACAAAATGGGTCATTATAATAATGGCTGTCTGGAAAGGCCTTGGAAATTCTATAATAATGTACATAGCAGGTATGCAGGGTATTTCAAAGACCTATTATGAAGCGGCAAAAATTGACGGTGCCGGTTGGTTTTATACTTTCAGAAAAATTACCGTTCCTCTTCTGATGCCCGTTACATTTTACCTTGTAGTTACCGGCATAATAGGCGGGGCTCAGATGTATGTCGAGCCAAGACTGGTTTTTGCCGGAAACGGCCCGGCCAACAGTACGTTTACAACGGTTATACATCTTTATGACAATACTTTCAGATATTCGAAAGCTGGATACGGATCTGCGGTTGCGACAGTGCTCGGAGTTATTGTTTTCGTCATAACTGCCTTCCAGTTTTATATGAACGGAAGGAGGGAGCGGAATGAGTAG
- a CDS encoding ABC transporter substrate-binding protein: MKKLIALTLSIFMAALLFAGCGKTEKTDVSNSKEDKPVLNVSVFAQEHEQAMYREVISRFEEKYNCTVNFQVAGDQYWPELEAALTANAAPDVFYLGLGDIKRRVWADKIVPLDDLLDVSSLDKIWPVALNLYRYDVENDKLGEGKLWALPKDFSAVPMTVNKAIIEKRRPQIEELVEKGILPFFPEIDENGNLPVYTFTEFAILCKTLTFEDPTLPETAGSKQVYGTHLWEDFCLQPFIWGAGGDYLNEDATKVLFDTPEFIEGYEGFMKIVEMGGSGLSTDEVTGYMKFLAGRVAYFPCGTWDVGAFQAIEDDESINPGKSWFDFDLAPWPISDRYADLSIEERQDKWFGRIDSVGYCVSKQSKNQKLAAELAYVLSADEEVQRFLAKRGGQVPNIVSMAKGEYLTDDSYFPESREIFIRMLEGKNGRRVPTSLTFNAIWHTEGFISGVDSVWSYYEGIDKGVKPMSVSEYCKSVQPKAQELLDQAIRDEAALNPFK; the protein is encoded by the coding sequence ATGAAAAAACTTATAGCTCTGACATTATCAATTTTCATGGCAGCATTGCTTTTCGCGGGCTGTGGTAAGACCGAAAAGACTGATGTAAGCAATTCAAAGGAGGACAAGCCAGTACTGAACGTATCGGTTTTTGCTCAAGAACATGAGCAGGCAATGTACAGGGAAGTTATTTCCAGGTTTGAAGAAAAGTATAATTGTACAGTCAATTTCCAGGTAGCCGGGGATCAGTACTGGCCTGAACTTGAAGCAGCGCTGACGGCCAATGCGGCACCTGATGTTTTTTATCTCGGCCTTGGGGATATAAAAAGGCGTGTATGGGCTGATAAAATAGTTCCTCTTGACGATTTGCTTGACGTTTCTTCGCTGGACAAAATCTGGCCTGTGGCGCTGAACCTGTACAGGTATGACGTTGAAAACGATAAGCTCGGAGAGGGCAAATTATGGGCTTTGCCGAAAGATTTTTCGGCTGTGCCGATGACCGTCAATAAGGCAATTATTGAAAAGCGCCGTCCGCAGATTGAAGAACTGGTAGAGAAGGGAATACTGCCTTTCTTCCCTGAAATAGACGAAAACGGAAACCTTCCTGTTTATACATTTACCGAATTCGCGATTTTGTGCAAGACACTTACCTTTGAAGATCCCACCCTTCCCGAAACCGCAGGCTCAAAACAGGTTTACGGAACACATCTTTGGGAGGATTTCTGCTTGCAGCCTTTTATTTGGGGAGCCGGCGGAGATTATCTTAATGAAGATGCAACAAAGGTTCTTTTCGATACCCCTGAGTTTATTGAAGGTTATGAAGGCTTTATGAAAATAGTTGAAATGGGCGGCTCGGGCCTTTCAACCGATGAAGTCACCGGTTATATGAAGTTTCTGGCGGGACGTGTTGCATATTTCCCGTGCGGGACATGGGACGTCGGGGCTTTCCAGGCGATTGAAGACGACGAGAGTATCAATCCCGGTAAATCATGGTTTGATTTTGATCTTGCGCCGTGGCCGATAAGTGACAGATATGCCGACCTGTCTATTGAAGAAAGACAGGATAAATGGTTTGGTCGCATCGATTCAGTTGGCTACTGTGTTTCAAAACAGTCAAAAAATCAGAAGCTTGCTGCAGAACTGGCCTATGTTCTTTCTGCGGATGAGGAGGTACAGCGTTTCCTTGCCAAAAGGGGAGGCCAGGTGCCTAATATAGTATCCATGGCAAAAGGGGAATACCTTACGGATGATTCCTATTTCCCTGAATCCCGTGAAATATTTATAAGGATGCTTGAAGGAAAGAACGGACGCCGTGTTCCGACATCTCTCACTTTCAATGCGATCTGGCATACTGAAGGGTTTATTTCGGGTGTTGACAGTGTATGGAGTTATTATGAAGGCATTGACAAAGGCGTTAAACCGATGAGTGTAAGCGAATACTGCAAGAGTGTGCAGCCAAAAGCCCAGGAACTGCTGGATCAGGCAATACGCGATGAAGCAGCTTTAAATCCGTTTAAATGA
- a CDS encoding Ig-like domain-containing alpha-2-macroglobulin family protein: protein MKRIIALVLAFTFITALLWTVSPLKAVYAEEYRNGFSLVPDEYDSTGISTDTHFVLKTVNKYSLEQITQMLRLLGDIPLKITQNNANEFIVIPEKELEQNSLYTFVITTPDNEQISWTFQTQRNFTVLGTLPANRSNFVPVNSGIEIYFSHKNFGDIEKYFEISPKVEGRFETNGYAAVFIPKKLEPGTIYTVTVKKGLPLKDTGHKLEKDYVFAFETEPESNTEKEYKGSLYFRYSVMEFSTKDAPLIPIDIYLTDHNATKAVVKTAIYRFDNSDEFVNAVKAMYEKPYWSYSTYGETHVPVDNLAKVSEFEQSFDLTKWQEHYISVPEPLPKGFYLIQSTSNGLTAQTLVQSTDISAYYIESDTKTLFWVNDLKTGKPVESAKITVNGESKTYTTDSSGIAFFDTVFTNPEDTDLNYLSYYTVRKNDDELVLINPRYKILDDVYYSEENYWRYFQTDRTLYKPDDTVMFWGFLRNRNDNTAPSEVTVEISGGSYWSDYKAGFLYYFLPGIQKPLVSLKVPADNGFFEGSLRLPKLSPGNYQLTVKSGDTVLISHYIKVQDYVKPAYKMTVESDKKAIFLNETVNFTITPSFFDGTPLPFLDVSYRISGYPPFRDIATTVKTSADGKVTVPFKAEIYDKSAEGEYTVYINATASLPESGMFNGNTHVKVYVNDIYASFSSSLTKTGKVMLEAKLNKIDIDKINSSAGDEYWYTEDYLGDPVANRKITGTIIHYTYEKIEDGEEYDYINKVVKKRYRYKERKEKLGTFSFTTNEKGIGTKVLDLERPKEGYYTVELTWNDNNGRTMSREVYLSSWNYTGIEDEYDWYHLETDKEKYRTGEEAVVTLKNNDKTVSAGPVLFIEARNGITGYNVQSGPEYKTVFSADKIPNFYVKAVYFNGKCYIETGSVSLAYDTAEKKINFEMKTDKSSYRPGDTVNISITATDENKNPVPARVNIAIIDEAILEISYYNVDVLGRLYQWLSSGIIGSYSSHLVGQSSLDAAGGGGYTAVSEEKAMSVAFKDSASMDQIRARSDFRDTALFKTITLDRDGKGTVSFKLPDNVTSWHVTLAGIATDLRGGTGESSLKVTLPFFISDSMNYTYLSGDFPYVGVSAYGNDLKKGEAIKYQVTCEQKPGFIRTVEGKAFERVSIPLWQLDKGVYDIEIKAISESGLTDGIRRTIYVIDTYHETEKAVTETLKPNMNITGGKTGITTLIFTDAGRGKFIPALYDLAYSGGSRLDQKYIALKANTILDELIPDREKTNEINIELGQYQKDDGGFGILPYSESDVELSALLAEFLKNEAVAVKLKQYFYSLILQQPGRINAPALYGLAALGEPVLLDLKEAAGVKNLTLRDKIYLALAFEEIGENFTARNIYENEIVPYFEVKNPYIRVKTTNDTDTILKETALAALLASRLDTPHKDGLYQYIVNNHSNRILVNAEKLLVITEELNKLHSSEASFSYEYDGNRYNEKIINGRAVTVKIPSIKLSELKITEVKGEVAVTSVFNATPEFPEEPDENLKIRRTYYDYRTGAETTEFRQNDIVKVVIEWDIAPTAMDTHYEIIDFAPSGLKPIENPFKAGINPGSDFWWFRNIDGQKVTFTVFRDAEKKEPLVYYARVVSPGTFTADSTIVQGSVVKDSIKFGDAVKIKITE, encoded by the coding sequence ATGAAAAGAATTATTGCATTGGTCCTGGCGTTCACTTTCATAACCGCGCTGCTCTGGACAGTTTCTCCGTTAAAAGCCGTGTATGCCGAAGAATACAGGAACGGCTTTTCCCTTGTACCGGATGAATATGACAGCACAGGAATCAGCACCGATACTCACTTTGTTTTAAAAACAGTGAATAAATACAGTCTTGAACAAATAACGCAAATGTTAAGGCTACTGGGCGATATTCCGCTTAAAATCACACAGAACAATGCTAACGAGTTTATTGTAATCCCTGAAAAAGAACTTGAACAGAACAGCCTCTATACTTTTGTCATAACCACCCCTGATAATGAACAGATATCATGGACCTTTCAGACACAGCGGAATTTCACAGTTTTAGGCACCCTTCCTGCAAACAGGTCAAACTTCGTACCTGTGAACAGCGGAATTGAAATTTACTTCAGCCACAAAAACTTCGGGGATATAGAGAAATATTTCGAAATATCACCAAAGGTCGAAGGGCGTTTTGAAACCAATGGGTACGCGGCGGTGTTTATTCCGAAAAAACTCGAACCGGGCACAATATATACCGTAACCGTCAAGAAAGGGTTACCCCTTAAAGATACCGGACATAAACTTGAAAAAGATTATGTTTTCGCATTTGAAACAGAGCCTGAGAGCAATACCGAGAAGGAATATAAAGGCAGCCTTTATTTCAGGTACTCGGTGATGGAGTTTTCCACAAAGGATGCACCCTTGATTCCGATAGATATATACCTTACCGATCACAACGCCACCAAAGCCGTTGTCAAAACAGCAATATACAGGTTTGACAATTCCGATGAATTTGTCAACGCTGTGAAGGCAATGTACGAAAAACCCTACTGGTCTTATTCGACTTATGGAGAAACACATGTACCTGTCGATAACCTTGCAAAAGTTTCGGAATTTGAACAATCTTTTGATCTGACAAAATGGCAGGAACACTATATATCCGTCCCGGAACCCCTGCCAAAAGGATTCTATCTTATACAGAGCACATCGAACGGGCTTACCGCCCAAACGCTTGTTCAGTCAACCGATATATCGGCTTACTATATCGAAAGCGATACCAAAACCCTTTTCTGGGTTAATGATTTAAAAACGGGTAAACCGGTGGAATCCGCAAAAATAACAGTAAACGGCGAAAGTAAAACATACACAACCGATTCTTCGGGTATCGCCTTTTTTGATACGGTTTTCACCAATCCCGAGGATACGGATTTAAATTATTTGAGTTACTATACAGTCCGCAAAAATGACGATGAGCTTGTATTAATAAATCCAAGGTACAAGATTCTTGATGACGTATATTATTCCGAAGAAAATTACTGGAGATACTTCCAGACTGACAGAACCCTTTATAAGCCCGATGATACAGTAATGTTCTGGGGATTTTTAAGAAACAGGAACGACAACACCGCCCCTTCCGAAGTCACGGTGGAAATTTCCGGGGGAAGTTACTGGTCTGATTATAAAGCCGGATTCCTATACTATTTCCTTCCCGGTATCCAAAAACCTTTAGTGTCGTTAAAAGTACCTGCAGATAACGGCTTTTTTGAAGGCAGCCTCAGACTTCCCAAGCTTTCACCCGGAAATTATCAGCTTACCGTCAAATCGGGAGATACTGTACTAATCAGCCATTATATAAAGGTTCAGGACTATGTTAAGCCTGCATATAAAATGACGGTTGAGAGCGATAAAAAAGCCATATTCCTTAACGAAACTGTAAACTTTACTATAACTCCGTCATTTTTTGACGGCACGCCGCTTCCGTTTCTGGATGTTTCGTACAGGATAAGCGGTTATCCGCCTTTCAGAGATATAGCAACCACGGTTAAAACAAGCGCAGACGGAAAAGTCACCGTTCCTTTTAAAGCAGAAATCTATGACAAATCTGCCGAGGGCGAATATACGGTTTACATCAACGCAACCGCATCACTGCCTGAAAGCGGGATGTTTAACGGAAACACCCATGTGAAGGTATATGTTAACGACATTTATGCTTCTTTTTCGTCATCGTTAACTAAAACCGGGAAAGTAATGCTGGAAGCAAAACTGAACAAAATAGACATTGATAAAATAAACAGCAGCGCCGGAGATGAATACTGGTACACCGAGGACTATCTGGGGGATCCTGTCGCAAACAGGAAAATTACGGGCACGATAATACACTATACCTATGAAAAAATTGAAGACGGAGAAGAATACGACTATATAAACAAAGTTGTAAAAAAACGCTACCGTTATAAGGAACGGAAAGAGAAATTGGGCACTTTTTCGTTTACAACCAACGAAAAAGGCATTGGTACGAAGGTTTTGGATCTGGAACGTCCAAAAGAAGGCTATTACACGGTGGAACTGACCTGGAATGACAACAACGGCAGAACCATGAGCCGGGAGGTTTATTTGTCAAGCTGGAATTATACCGGCATCGAGGACGAATACGACTGGTATCACCTGGAGACCGATAAGGAAAAATACCGCACGGGCGAGGAGGCGGTTGTAACCCTTAAAAACAATGATAAAACAGTTTCAGCCGGACCCGTTCTGTTTATTGAAGCGCGCAACGGAATTACAGGCTATAATGTTCAAAGCGGTCCCGAATACAAAACTGTTTTTTCCGCGGACAAAATTCCGAATTTCTATGTAAAGGCGGTATACTTCAACGGTAAATGCTATATAGAAACAGGATCGGTCAGTCTTGCGTATGATACCGCCGAAAAGAAAATCAATTTTGAAATGAAAACCGACAAGAGCTCATACCGCCCGGGCGATACGGTGAATATCAGCATAACTGCGACCGATGAAAACAAAAACCCTGTACCCGCGCGTGTTAATATTGCGATTATTGATGAAGCAATTCTCGAAATATCATATTACAATGTTGATGTCCTTGGCAGGCTTTATCAGTGGCTCAGCAGCGGTATTATCGGCTCTTATTCGTCGCATCTCGTGGGCCAGTCGTCGTTAGACGCCGCAGGAGGTGGTGGGTATACTGCGGTATCCGAGGAGAAAGCAATGTCCGTGGCATTCAAAGATTCTGCTTCGATGGATCAGATCCGGGCAAGAAGCGATTTCAGGGACACGGCGCTGTTCAAAACAATAACACTGGACAGGGACGGAAAGGGCACCGTTTCATTCAAATTGCCCGATAACGTTACATCATGGCATGTTACATTGGCAGGAATCGCGACCGACCTCCGCGGCGGAACCGGGGAATCTTCCCTGAAAGTAACTCTTCCGTTTTTTATCAGCGACAGCATGAATTATACCTACCTCAGCGGGGATTTCCCCTATGTCGGGGTATCGGCCTACGGTAACGATCTTAAGAAAGGCGAAGCAATCAAATATCAGGTAACCTGCGAGCAAAAGCCTGGATTTATCCGGACAGTGGAAGGCAAGGCTTTTGAACGTGTCAGCATTCCGCTCTGGCAACTTGACAAAGGAGTGTATGACATTGAAATAAAGGCGATAAGCGAAAGCGGTCTCACCGACGGTATAAGGCGGACAATTTATGTCATCGACACCTACCATGAAACAGAAAAAGCCGTAACAGAAACTTTAAAGCCCAATATGAATATAACCGGCGGTAAAACGGGCATTACTACCTTAATTTTCACCGACGCAGGCAGAGGAAAATTCATCCCCGCTCTGTACGATTTGGCTTACAGCGGCGGAAGCAGGTTGGATCAGAAATATATTGCTTTAAAGGCAAACACTATACTGGATGAACTAATTCCCGACAGGGAAAAGACAAATGAAATAAATATCGAACTTGGTCAGTACCAGAAAGACGACGGAGGTTTTGGAATACTTCCGTATTCCGAAAGCGATGTGGAGTTATCGGCGCTGCTGGCAGAATTTCTTAAAAACGAAGCGGTTGCAGTAAAACTTAAGCAGTATTTCTACTCACTTATCCTTCAGCAGCCCGGCCGAATAAATGCTCCCGCCCTTTACGGACTTGCAGCGCTTGGCGAACCGGTACTGCTTGATTTAAAAGAAGCCGCCGGTGTCAAAAATCTTACTCTGAGGGATAAAATCTATCTTGCCCTTGCCTTTGAAGAAATCGGTGAAAACTTTACCGCCCGGAATATTTATGAAAATGAAATAGTTCCTTATTTTGAGGTTAAGAACCCGTATATCCGCGTAAAAACAACCAACGATACGGACACAATACTTAAGGAAACGGCTCTTGCAGCACTCCTCGCCTCCAGGCTCGATACGCCCCACAAGGATGGTTTGTATCAGTATATTGTTAACAACCATTCGAACAGAATACTGGTGAATGCCGAAAAACTGCTTGTCATAACCGAAGAACTGAATAAGCTTCACAGCAGCGAAGCCTCATTTTCGTATGAGTATGACGGGAACAGATATAACGAAAAAATTATTAACGGCAGAGCGGTTACGGTCAAAATTCCATCGATAAAACTGAGTGAACTGAAAATAACTGAAGTAAAAGGCGAAGTAGCCGTAACATCGGTATTCAATGCAACACCGGAATTTCCGGAAGAACCGGACGAAAACCTGAAAATCAGACGCACCTATTACGATTACAGAACTGGGGCGGAGACCACCGAATTCCGGCAGAATGACATAGTTAAAGTTGTTATAGAATGGGACATAGCCCCTACCGCCATGGACACTCACTACGAAATAATCGATTTTGCCCCTTCAGGGCTGAAGCCTATTGAAAATCCGTTCAAGGCGGGAATTAATCCCGGCAGTGATTTTTGGTGGTTCAGGAATATTGACGGCCAGAAGGTAACATTCACCGTTTTCCGCGACGCAGAAAAGAAAGAGCCGCTTGTGTATTACGCACGTGTGGTAAGTCCGGGCACGTTTACCGCAGACAGCACAATTGTACAGGGCTCTGTTGTAAAAGACAGCATTAAGTTCGGGGATGCCGTCAAAATTAAAATCACTGAATAG
- a CDS encoding carbohydrate ABC transporter permease produces the protein MSRRKKIADAVVFVFLAFGSVIMLYPFIWMIFTSFKPKMHIYLAGLLPRTWDFSSYIQIWDEIPLVRGFLNTILYSVPPVIVGTFVSAGAAFAFAKINFKGKNIIFLILLSGVMIPFPSIMIPQFVLFSRFNMLQGPWPMILPKLTGNVLMIFFLRQYLNYVPDSVVEAAKIDGCNYFEIYRRIILPLITPALAAHSVLWFIGSWNDYLAPTIFIKNEKWQPVTVMVAKFNEQYAINTHVPRMMAGSVMLLVPVLVIYGIFQKWIIESVMFTSVKE, from the coding sequence ATGAGTAGGCGTAAAAAAATAGCTGATGCCGTTGTATTTGTTTTTCTTGCCTTTGGGTCGGTGATAATGCTTTATCCCTTCATCTGGATGATATTTACTTCCTTCAAACCAAAGATGCATATATACCTTGCCGGATTGCTGCCGAGAACATGGGATTTCTCAAGTTATATTCAGATATGGGATGAAATACCTCTTGTGCGTGGATTTCTCAATACAATACTGTATTCGGTACCTCCGGTTATTGTTGGAACTTTTGTTTCGGCGGGAGCGGCTTTTGCCTTCGCAAAAATTAACTTTAAAGGCAAAAACATTATATTTTTAATATTGCTCAGCGGAGTTATGATTCCTTTTCCGTCGATAATGATACCACAGTTTGTCCTGTTCAGCCGGTTTAACATGCTCCAGGGGCCGTGGCCCATGATATTGCCGAAGCTTACAGGCAATGTGCTTATGATTTTCTTCTTAAGGCAGTATCTCAATTATGTTCCTGATTCGGTTGTAGAAGCGGCCAAGATTGACGGGTGCAATTATTTTGAAATATACCGCCGCATTATTCTGCCGCTTATAACTCCGGCCTTGGCTGCTCACAGCGTGTTATGGTTTATAGGTTCGTGGAATGATTACCTTGCACCTACGATTTTTATCAAAAATGAAAAATGGCAGCCGGTAACCGTTATGGTGGCGAAATTTAACGAACAGTATGCGATAAATACTCATGTTCCGAGAATGATGGCAGGCTCGGTAATGCTTCTTGTTCCGGTTTTAGTAATATATGGGATATTCCAGAAGTGGATCATTGAATCGGTTATGTTTACAAGCGTCAAAGAATAA
- a CDS encoding FapA family protein: protein MISVNICNNALEAYITLHYLPEDYKNNRGKLTEAIQSALKKANVNYGIMYEVLNGELPLNTPILIAKGKPPVHGTDSEIRMFQIPEPKPLLIDNDRVNHYELNLIHHVKAGDWLGERIDPKPGIPGIDVHGNEIKPDEGILYPLLYDQNSVLQVRTEGKDVLYALKDGAVHYVGDTIAVYDVLEVNGDVDFNTGNIDFNGYVNIKGTVEDNFVVKSTKDIEIESEYGIGGVKLIESTEGSIYIRGGVAGKGKAKIICKGNLYAKFISDAEVICEGSVFAGFYIRNSSIRAKQVIVESGRGQIVGGNIDADIKVECADIGNRMEKRTLINIRGFDRESLTDEMNDLSDTIHSRKKQLNALKEKLRSLNMNAEKSRNEIKKIQQEIFGMQEEIKKLEKQYTDISGYLKTPGNGALVVKNYVYPKVRVTIQNQVLEIMKTEYRPTYVLKEGLIQAI from the coding sequence ATGATCTCCGTCAATATATGTAACAATGCGCTTGAAGCTTATATTACACTTCATTATCTTCCCGAAGATTACAAGAACAATCGCGGCAAACTAACAGAAGCCATTCAGTCTGCGCTGAAAAAGGCAAACGTCAATTACGGGATAATGTACGAAGTACTTAACGGAGAATTGCCTTTAAACACCCCGATCTTGATTGCAAAAGGCAAACCTCCCGTCCACGGAACCGATTCGGAGATCAGAATGTTTCAAATTCCAGAACCCAAACCACTTCTAATTGACAATGACCGGGTAAATCATTACGAACTCAATTTAATCCATCACGTTAAAGCCGGCGACTGGCTGGGGGAAAGAATTGATCCCAAACCCGGCATTCCCGGTATAGACGTACATGGTAATGAAATCAAGCCCGATGAAGGCATTCTTTATCCCCTTCTTTATGATCAGAATTCGGTATTGCAGGTAAGAACCGAAGGCAAAGACGTTTTATACGCCCTTAAAGACGGCGCGGTGCATTACGTCGGAGATACCATCGCCGTTTATGATGTTCTCGAAGTCAACGGTGATGTGGATTTTAACACCGGAAACATAGACTTTAACGGGTATGTTAACATTAAAGGCACAGTGGAAGACAATTTCGTTGTAAAATCAACCAAAGACATAGAAATAGAAAGTGAATACGGCATCGGAGGAGTTAAACTCATTGAGAGTACCGAAGGCAGTATATACATCCGCGGCGGAGTTGCCGGTAAAGGCAAAGCTAAAATAATATGTAAGGGAAACCTTTACGCCAAATTCATATCAGACGCCGAAGTGATATGTGAAGGCTCGGTTTTCGCAGGCTTTTATATCAGGAACTCCAGTATCCGCGCAAAACAGGTCATAGTGGAATCGGGCAGGGGGCAAATTGTAGGCGGAAATATTGACGCCGATATAAAGGTAGAATGTGCGGATATAGGCAACCGCATGGAAAAAAGAACACTCATTAATATCCGCGGATTTGACAGAGAGTCACTCACCGACGAGATGAATGATCTTTCAGACACCATCCATTCAAGGAAAAAGCAGCTGAACGCTCTAAAGGAAAAACTGAGGTCGCTGAACATGAACGCTGAGAAAAGCAGAAATGAAATAAAGAAAATCCAGCAGGAAATATTCGGCATGCAGGAAGAGATAAAAAAACTTGAAAAACAGTATACTGATATTTCCGGTTATTTAAAAACCCCGGGTAACGGGGCTTTGGTGGTGAAAAATTATGTTTATCCCAAAGTGAGGGTTACAATACAGAACCAGGTTCTGGAGATAATGAAGACCGAATACAGGCCTACTTATGTTTTAAAAGAAGGCCTGATTCAAGCCATATAA
- a CDS encoding SH3 domain-containing C40 family peptidase yields the protein MDKSNLLKRCAEILAGLMIVTTTVAYTSVGIRNAGSTAIQSVTGKETENRSNDEAGITSYSSEDSYKVSSENITLDLNDISGSDEAEMAENSMQICSDITEDGEGTETVNQAADNSAVQENEHSVTQAEANAEQEQKQKAEEPQPVYKYVNVSLLNVRSGPSTESEKITMLSKATRVRCVGGDREWVKIITDDNVEGYVFAEYLSDTAPPVYKYVIVNSLNLRKGPSTETEILGTLPFGNKVQVFEADNNFVRILTGDGKEGYVWKEYLGDEVVLASRSASAGQSYNADLANKIIEYAKQFLGVKYVYGGSSPNGFDCSGFTQYVFKKFNIKLPRTSYEYSGVGTKVSRENIKPGDILLFDVNGSNRIGHVGIYIGNDKFIHASSGKGKVVITTLSKYGERLIGIRRVIK from the coding sequence ATGGATAAATCAAACCTGCTTAAACGGTGTGCAGAGATTCTGGCAGGGCTGATGATTGTGACAACAACCGTAGCGTATACTTCAGTTGGTATCAGAAATGCCGGAAGCACTGCAATACAATCGGTAACCGGAAAAGAAACCGAAAACAGGAGCAATGATGAAGCCGGTATTACTTCCTACTCGTCAGAAGATTCTTACAAAGTTTCTTCTGAAAACATTACTCTGGATCTAAACGATATTTCGGGTTCAGATGAAGCTGAAATGGCCGAAAACAGCATGCAGATCTGTTCCGATATCACCGAAGACGGTGAGGGAACCGAAACGGTAAACCAGGCGGCCGACAACTCCGCAGTGCAGGAGAATGAACATTCTGTCACGCAGGCGGAGGCAAATGCAGAGCAGGAACAAAAACAAAAAGCTGAGGAACCCCAGCCTGTATATAAATATGTTAATGTTAGTCTGCTTAATGTCAGAAGCGGTCCCAGCACCGAGTCCGAAAAAATAACCATGCTGTCGAAAGCTACACGTGTCCGGTGCGTCGGCGGTGACAGGGAATGGGTTAAAATAATTACCGATGACAATGTGGAGGGATATGTTTTTGCGGAATACCTTTCGGATACAGCGCCGCCCGTTTACAAATACGTTATTGTGAATTCCCTTAATTTGCGGAAAGGCCCCAGTACTGAAACCGAAATTCTTGGCACGTTACCGTTTGGTAACAAAGTACAGGTATTCGAAGCTGACAATAATTTTGTAAGGATTTTGACGGGGGACGGCAAAGAAGGGTATGTTTGGAAGGAATACCTGGGTGACGAGGTTGTGCTTGCGTCCCGTTCAGCGTCGGCAGGGCAGTCCTATAACGCCGACCTTGCGAATAAAATAATTGAATACGCCAAGCAATTTCTGGGCGTCAAATATGTATACGGAGGGTCGTCTCCGAACGGCTTTGACTGTTCAGGGTTTACCCAGTATGTATTTAAAAAGTTTAACATTAAATTGCCAAGAACGTCATATGAGTACTCAGGTGTAGGAACCAAGGTTTCAAGGGAGAATATTAAACCCGGCGACATACTTTTATTTGACGTTAACGGTTCAAACCGTATCGGCCATGTCGGGATTTATATCGGAAACGATAAGTTCATCCATGCTTCTTCGGGTAAAGGCAAGGTTGTGATAACAACGTTGTCGAAATACGGAGAAAGACTGATCGGTATCAGGAGAGTCATTAAATAG